The sequence below is a genomic window from Bos taurus isolate L1 Dominette 01449 registration number 42190680 breed Hereford chromosome 7, ARS-UCD2.0, whole genome shotgun sequence.
CAGAGATAGCTACGACAGTTATGGTAAGTGGCGCTCCAAGGGCTGGTGGTGGGAGTTCAGTGCGCCTCAGTGCACTCTGCCAGCCTCGATCAGAGCTGGTTACTCTGCTGACCCTGTAAGGGACAAGATTGTCCTCTCATGTCTCGGTGCCAGCAGCCACTTCTGACCAAGGAGAAAAGGGAGATCCAGGGCTTCCGAGCAGAGTGGGCAGGCAGCGTCCGTGCGTGTGGGCCACGGCCACCCTCGGCTATGGGGGGGTTGGttgctcctgaggctgcaggGCTGGGCCCCGAGGGCCGGGCCAGGCGTGGACTGCTGCCTCTTGCCGTCTGCTTCTGCGCCTTTACACTGTGCCTGCTTCTTGTTCTCAGCTACACACAACGAGTAAAAATCCTTCCTGATCGAGATCGTCCTTCCAATGGCTGTGTGTTTAAGGACTTGGGGAGCGCCGCTGCATCGTTAGTGTGTAGTGACCACGCCTCCTTGTGCCCACTTCTGTAGTCTTGTTGGTTCTGATCTTGTCAAACACAGCCTGACTGCTTCTGACCCCCAAATGGCCTCACTGCTGCCCTTTGCTTTTTAAGGAAGTGCTTTCTGTTTTTAAGGGTTTTTAAATCGTTTGGAAACGCACTTCTGGTTTTACTTTTAACCTTTTTACCACTAGCCAAGAGATTTCTTAGAAAATAACTGGgggttattttgtttttggttgtgttgCTATTTTCGTTTCTTTTCAGCGGGGTCAACCCCGTGAGGTTGCTCTTTTTTGAGGTTGAACGAACTCTGGATCCGCTCTCTTTGTCGGAAGCTGAGCAAGCTGTGGCTTTTTTCCAACTTGGTGTAACATTTCTGAGTGTAGCGTGGTCAGACTGTGCAGGAGGCAGTGGAGGTGCCCGGGCTGCCCGCCTGTCCTGGGCGACCCACAGTCCCCAAGAGGTTCTTGACAATGTGTGTTTATATTGTCCTTTTTTACTGGAAGTCATACACATATGCCATCACTGTTGTATTTGAAGTGGTTGAGGAATCCTTGTATGCCGTTTTCTTTGGCTTCACGAAGCTGATTAAAAGACTGTCTGAATGAACCTCGCTCTGAGCATCTCCCTTTGATCGCACCACACGCGTCCTGCTGCCAGCTTGAGGCAGGCAGAGTAGAGCAGAGCTGGCAGCTAGAGGACTAGGGCTGCCATCCTGCCTGCAGCTCCCAGGGCTAGAGGAGGAAGGTAGAGCCAGTGATGCTGGCTGGGCCCCTGTGACCACTGACTGCCCCCACCCAGTTAGGCGAGCAGGTGGGTGATGGGAGTGGGCTCTCGGACTGCAGGACAGCCCCGGGATTCTTCTGGCCGTGGCAGCTGGAGGGCTCGATGGGCGGGCAGCCTAGCAGGGACAGTGGACATGGGGGCGCCCAACGCTGACCCTGAGCCCCTTAATCTAGAATCAGGCCAGAGAGCGAGCGGATGCAGACAGTGTCCCTGGGTGACCACAGACTGACTGGCTCATTAGCTAGCTCTGCTGTTGCTTTACAAGTTCTGAGCATTCTCTGCTAGCCTATGGAAGCTGCAGCCCCTCGGAGGACAGAAGTGTTGTGCGCCCAACAGAACCCTCTGAGACGCAAGCCGCTCCCTGGGCTAGCTCATATGTGGAGATAGTCCTGTCACCGAGGTAACTCCTTTTGCTCGTCCGCATTCCTCTTCTCTCGGGCGCTCATATGGAAGCCATATTACCCGGGGAATGTTCctttgacttttttgtttttctattttttttccttttttttttttttaaataaaaacaaggtGGAACCAAAGGCAGGCCCCGGCCATTTGCCCTTCCCCACCTGCAGCCAGGTGAGCAGCCTGGGCAGTTGAGTTTCACCAGTAGGTTCCACCCGCTAGTAGGATTGGAGACCACCAAACGCCCTGCCTTTTGGAATTTTTTGTTCATCAATTGACTGTCTTTTCCAGACCTCTTTAAGTCACACTCCTAACTAGTTCTCTATGGTGTCTGCTGCTGCCATGACATTTTTCCCAGAGCTTGTGCCGTTTTCTAAGCAGCTCCGTCCCAAATAGGTGGCTGGCTCTGCTTAAGAGTGGAAGGTAGCCTGGCCCACCTGAAAGGCTCAGGCCTGCCCATGGTGGGGCCTCAGGTTGGCCCCGATGACTAGCTTGAGACCCTCCCAGGAGCTGTGGATTGTtctggggggaggcagggaggggagctCAGCTCTGCCAGGGGTAAGGGCTAACATTCGTTTGCTTTGGCAGGTTGAATGGAAGTCAGTGTGACCCGGAGGAAGTGTGGCCTGAGAACAGTGTTGACCTGGGGTCCCTGTCCCAGGAGGGACTCTACCCAGGATCGAGCCAGAGGCACGGATGCCTGCCCTCGCAGCCCGTCGCCTGTAAGTGCTTCCCGGGGCGGGAGGCATGTGGCCCTTTGGCCCAGGCCCTTGCAGTGGGTTCTCCCCTCCTGGCAGCGTGATCCACTGGGGACAGCATCTTCACTTCTTGCCGGAGTAGCCCTTGtgctccccccaatccctcctgtcTTTCCAGCAGATGTTTTACTGGCAAGGTTGGGGCACGGGGTTCAAGGTGCTCCAGGAGGACAGGCCTGTGGTGCTGGCATGGCGGTGTGTCCTCACCGGCGATGTGACAAGAAAGCGTGGAAGTCACGTTTGAATAAAGGGATGGTGTGTCCACCCACAAATCTTGAGTCTTGTTTGGGGTGTGGTGTGGAGGGCGGACACTGATCCTGCAGGGGTGGTCCAGATGGAAGGGGCGGGGAGGAGAGTCCACTGGAGAAAACCCTTTTCGGCCTCTGTTCTgggcatgagctggaatcaaacCAGGAAGACCAGCTTGGCAGCTCATTGCCTTCTTGGGCAGTTCTCCTGGGACTGTTCTCTCAGGGTCTGAGAGGGTGTGGCAAGCCTGAGCAGAGGAGGAGGTAGTCCCTGGGGCCCCCCATCCCAGGGGGAAGGCACCTCTCCCAGAGCCCAGGCTGAGGTCTTGGCAGTGACCGTGGACATCTTCAtctttgcagcccatggggctggCCTTGCTCCCAAGCTGCTTGCTTTCTGCCCCAGTCTTGGGGTACAGAACCTTAGGGTTGAGCCCTGGTTCCACTGCCTCGGGTTCTGGGCTGGTTATGTCAACTCTGAGCAGGGTGTGGCCCTGTGAGGTCCAGGTCACTGGCTTAACCCCCTCTTCTCCCACGGGATGTGTTTGGTCTCTTCTGGTCCCCCCGCCCCCAAAGGCAGGATGTGCAGGTTCGGGGCCTGGATGTCTCCTCCACGGGAGAATCAGGCCCAGTGTGCTACTGCGCAGGTGTCACCGTAGCCCAGGGTGAGTTGGGTGGGGACGCAAGTGTTCCCAGGgcccaggtgggagggaggcccgCCGGGTTCGGTCGCACCTGCCTCCGCATCCAAGTCCCTGACATTGGTGGGTGTTCCCGATAACCCGTCCCCGGCGTGGTGGGCGGGGCGGCCGCGGTGCTCACGCTCCTGTCGGGGTACAGGACTGAGGCTCTGAGCTCTCGGGGGCAGGCTGAGCGAGGAGCCGGCGAGCTCGGGACGCGGGGAAACTTAGGGGCCCAGATGAAGTGAGGTGCACGGCCGGGGGCGTGGCTAGGCGTTTCCGGCTACGAGGCCAGCCCCTGAATCCCATTGGCTGACACTGCCCCGCGCCATTGAATGACAGTCCCTAAGAGGGGGCGGGGCGCAACTAGCGTTTCCGCCGGGCCATGGGGCCGCGCTTGCTACCGCCGCGGCTCTTGCTGCTGTCGGCGCTCTTGCTGCCGCCACTGCTGTACGGAGCCGAGGATACGCCCCCGTCACCACAGGCCACGTtgtcgccgccgccgcccgtCGTGACGAACGGGAGCCAGCCGGGTGCACCGCACAACAACACACACCTGTGGCCACTGGGCTCGCCGGGCTCGCCGCTGCTGCGCTCTCTCTACGTGGTCACGGGCCTCATCGTCCTGGCCGCGCTCTACTTCCTCATCCGGGCATTCAGGTGCGTCAGGCCcacgccgccgccgcccgggcgCAGCCAATCCTCGCGCGCCTCGCGCCCCCACGTGCTTAGGCTCCTGAAGCCTAGTGCGCCAGCGTCACGTGGGTGGGTGCGGTAAGAAAATCACGTGATGCACTATTATTTTTCTGAGTTTGGGTGCTGCTGCTAGTTTTCTAGAGGGAGCCACGGAGGCGGGAGGTTGTGGGTTGTGTAGGGCACCGGGAGTCTCCGGAACACTATGCGGCTCCGCCAGCCTGGCGACGAGCGTTGCGGCCACCAATCCAATTTGCGTCTGCGAGCTGGGGCTGGCCGCAACGTTCGCTGTGGTTGACGTTCACAGCCCGGCCGGTGCCAGACCGGAGCCTGCCCCTGCTCTTTGCTGCTCCTGTTCAGTCCAGGGCTGGCCATGATTATCAGTGTCTAGGTTCTGCCCTTGCTCCCCCAAGAGTTGAGGACCTTTTTGCTTTTCCcgcctacaatacgggagacctggtttcgatccctgagttgggaagatcccctggagaagggaaaggcaacccactccagtattcttgcctggagaatcccttggacagaggagcctggcaggctacagtccatggggtcgcaaagagtcagacacactgaagcgacttcactttctttcactttggttTTCCCGAGGCATACCCCCTGCCTGGTGCAGGCCCTTTGCCCCCTCCTCCGGCCCCTGATCTCCGCATTTGGCTTCCTCTCTGGGGTTGATCGCCAGAGAGCCTGTGTCCCACAGAGTTGACCATGTTCAGGCGCTCTCAACGGGCATTTTCTGTCTTCCTCGAACACTGCTGTGGGTGCACAACGCTTGTCTCCATGTCAGTGCACGCTGTATCCATCGTAGAGGCCTCATAGAGACCTCGCGGTTTTCCTGGTGGTGGTCAGGAGCCAGAGCTTCTGTCTGAGACAGCTCTCCACTTGATGTTTCTGGCAAACCCTAATACTTTCTCTGAGACTCAGTCTTCTTATATGTATAGTGGGATAACAacatcccccccaccccgcccccaccaagGGTCCTAGCTCCGGGGCCTGCCAAGGGAGATGTCCATCCACCTTTTGTTATTGACATAAGAGCAATTGATAATCGTTGTGACCATTGTGAGAAGAAATGCAATTAGGCCGGGAAAGTACACTGCAAGGCTTTGGGAATCATGGAGAGGAGGATTATGGGAAAAGGTGGGAAGCTGGACAGGGGGTCAGCAGCTTCACGGAGAGGTCGTGAGAGAGTCACTGAGTGAGCCTGGGCCTGCTTTCAGATTGAAAAAGCCACAGCGGAGGAGATACGGGCTCCTGGCCAACACCGAGGACCCCACCGAGATGACCTCGATGGACAGTGACGAGGAGACAGTCTTTGAGACAAGGAACCTGAGATGGTAGGGTAGCACTCTACACACTTTCAGGGGCTCTTTgggtgggtggagggtgggaTCAGCAGGAAGAGAGTCAGGTGGACCACCTGTGCCTGTGCTCAGTGTAGTCAGCACCCAGCAGCAGGGGTGGGCCTGGAGTGAGCACTGCTTTGCCGTCACAGGCTGCGTGGCCTCATCTGAGGCCTCTGTCTCACCGTTTCAGTTTCCCATTTCTTTAACATGGGAACCAGCTGAATGGCTGGAGTAGGTGAGCACTTCCTCTGTGCCTGACACTGAAGGCCAAGATCAGTGTCAGAGATAGAGGATGCCTGCCAGGTGCTACCAAAGCTGGGGGATGGGTCTGAGACTGCCTCTCCACCGCCCAGCCCTAGGAAGAGTGTCCCAGGCACAGGGAGCAGCAGAGACAGAAAGGGGGCTGACAACTGAGGTGACCCAGGGGCTCTGGGCTCAGGGCCAGCGGCCGCCTGAGCGGGATTGATGGCCCCTTTAACCCCAGCATGTTGCGGGCTCAGTCCCCGAAGCTTGGAGACCGTAGGACAATTCTGACTTTCCGGCCCCCCTCCCACACATAGAGGGAGGCGTGGGTATGGTCGCGAATCCCTCTGGTGTCTGCATTTCCTGGCTAGGGCACCTACTCCCTTTCCTCCCAGGTCTGGAGTCGGCAAGGCCTgcaggctgggggcgggggctgggatGTTAGAGGGCTCAGCACTCAGCCTCAAACACAGCTGAATGGGGGCAGAGCGGGGTGGGCTTACCCACATTTCTCACCACCTTCTACCCCTCCTTTCCAGATGTTTGGTTCAGGAAGGCAGCATTTCCAGTGGCCCTGGGGGAAGGACGAAAGGCAGGGGCCCTCCCAGTGCTTGGAACACCCCGCCTGGACCAGAGAGCATGTGTGGGCCCTCCCGGCCCACTGGAAGCCAACTCAGCCCTCCCTGCAGACAGGGCTGCCCAGGTTACCGGGTGGAAGCCAGAGGGGCACTGGCAGCCCTATGCAGGACTCTGAGGCCCCTGGCCATGATGTGACTTATACCAGTCACCCTCCCTGGTGGGAATGCGGCAGCCCCAGGCTGAGGCCTGGAAGGTGGGCAGGCTGGGTGTCCTGTCTGGGGGCACCGTTCCTCTGGGGCGGGGACAATAAAGGCAGCAGTGCTTTTGTAGCCGGTACCCAATTCCACAGCGGGCCAGACCCAGTGCCCCTGGCTCAcgggtggggcagggggcagcagaTCTGGGTCCATGTCAGCCTGTTCTCCCACCTGTGACCATCTGGATCATCCCTAACTGTTTAGAGGGTCCCATGCAGAATCCCACAAAGGAGGGGGAAAGATGGAGGAGACCTGCCCCCACCTGCCTGGAAGAAGACCCTGCCACTAGTTATCTCTAGGCTTAGTAAAGGAGAACTCCTATTCGTCCACCAAACTGCTTAAGGGCTCCCCTTCCAGGCCAGCTTCAGCCCAG
It includes:
- the FAM174C gene encoding protein FAM174C precursor, yielding MGPRLLPPRLLLLSALLLPPLLYGAEDTPPSPQATLSPPPPVVTNGSQPGAPHNNTHLWPLGSPGSPLLRSLYVVTGLIVLAALYFLIRAFRLKKPQRRRYGLLANTEDPTEMTSMDSDEETVFETRNLR